AGATAGAGTTCAGGACAGGTAATAAACACTGGAAACTGGTTGTATAAATATGGGTATGAAACATAAACCTGTGCTGCGTGGTGGTTCTTGGAACAACAATGACAACAACTGTCGGGTTGCCAACCGCAACAACAACAATCCGGGCGGCAGGGACTACAACATAGGGCTCCGTGTTTTCAGGGCTATTAAATGATTACCCTTTGCACTTTTACCCTTGGTTTGATGTAGCGCAGCATGCCGATGCTGCGGAGGAAGAAAAATTACCGGTATTTGTTTCCGCAAGATCGGCATCATGCGCTACCTTTCCTGAGTAGCCTACCGGAATCGACGATCATTTATAGATAAACCATTACAAGATAAAAAAGTAACAAGGAGATAGACATGAAATGCCCAAAATGTCAAGTCGATAACCCCGCCGGCGGCACGTTTTGCAAAAGCTGCGGAGCTGCCATGCAACAGAGCTATAAGACCTGCAAAAACGGTCATAATTATGACGCGGCTCAGACCGCATGCCCATTTTGTCCTGCCGCAGAAATGACCCTGAGCGGAGCCAAAACACAGATCGACAGTCCCACCAACCGACAGGACAAAACTGTGATCGACAACGCCACTCCGAAGCTGGCTGCTAAAGTGGCAGGCGGAAACAGAGAGGACAAAACCATGATCTTTGGAGCCGGAACCCCCTGCGATAGCACCGTGCCCGCGCAATCCGTGGGCATCCGCAAACTGGTGGGATGGCTCATCACCTTCGATATCAATCCTGCCGGAATTGACTATAAGCTTTCGATCGGCAGGCACCGGATCGGCAGAAATGCCACTTGCGATATTGTGCTCCAACAACCGGGAGTTTCGGATGAGCACGCGGTGCTGCTCTACAGGGATTGCAAGTTTATCCTGCAGGATATGCTATCCACCAACGGAACTTTTGTGAATGGAGAGCTTGTCGATGAAAAGGTAACCTTGAACAATGACGACATCATCAGGATCGGCAACGTCGATCTAAAGTTGAAGATAATCTAACAAAAGCATTGAGGGATGGACAGATCTTCCCCTCAGAGGCAACAAGGAGTTCAAATGAAGCGCATATTGATCATGACCGTCGCTCTTGGCATAGTGCTTGGTCTTTCGGCAACCCAGGTGAAAGCCCGGTATATCAAAACCGATACCGGCAACTATCCTTTTTTGATCAGTTCGGTGCAAGTTCTCGACAGCTCGGACGAGCCGATGAAAGACCTCACCGAGAAGAGATTCAAGGTCTTCATCGATGCCAAAGCCAGCGATTCCCTGAAGACGACCACCTATGAAAAAACCGGGCAGGGCTTGCATATCATCCTGTGCATAGACGCGTCCGGCACCATGAAGGGATCCCCGATGGAATCGATTCAAGCTGCGGTGATCCCCTTCATCGACAAGATCCGCTCGGTGGATAAAGTGGCAATCGCAATCTATGCCGATGATTATCAATTGCTTACGGACTTTACCGGTGAGAAGGAACTGCTGAAGAAGACGGTGCGGGACATCAAGCCCGCCGGTAGATACACTTCGCTCTATTATGGCGGCTACAAAGCCCTCCAACGCCTGGTAGCCAATGAAGAAATGACCGGAAAGATCATGGTGTTGACGGGAGACGGCAAAGACGAGAATCCCACCGGCTCATACCGGGAAAACGACCTGATCAACTTAGCCCAAACCAATGGCATCCCTGTTTTTACGATCGGTTATACCCAAGTGGAACAGATCTATCTGCAATCCCTGGAACGCATTGCGGAAAATACCGGCGGGAGCTATTATTACGCTCCACACCAAGAAGATTTGTCCAAGCATTTTGACAAACTCTACCGCCAGATCATGCATATAAATCTGCTCAGCTACTTTGTAGTGGGCATCCCCGGAGACGGTGCGGAACACAATCTGGGGATAGAAGTCACGACGGATATGGGCAAAAGAGATCTCTCCGCCAAGTTCATCGCGCCCGCGGGAAGACCCGCCTACGCAAGAAGCACCGGTCAAAAAACCAAGCCGAAGATTAATCCCGTGATGCTTGCTGTGATCATCGCGCTAATCGCTCTGATCGCTGCGACGCTGATCTTGATCAACAAGCGCGTTAGGAAGAAAAAACAAGCCGTCGCCGATGATATCAGGCGGCTCGAAGAACAAAAGAACAGCGAGATTGAAGCGGAACGCAAAAAAATCGCCGCCCTTGAGCAAGAGATACACAGGGCTGAAGAGCCGGCAGCTTCTTTGCCAATTCATCCAATTGAACAAAAGCCCCCTGATCCAAAAATCCTTGGTCGTGAGCGGACGATGATCCTAAGCGGCGGACAAACCGTTGTTGGACCCAAAACCGGTGCCGAGCGTTTGAGAATGGAAATACTGTTTGGAAATGAAGCCGGAAAAGTGTTCACCATCGACAAATCCGGAACGACACTCGGTAGAGCTGCGGATAACGGCATTGTTCTGGCGGATAAGACGGTATCCTCTCACCATGCCAGCATCACCTATGTGGAAGGATACTTTGTTCTTGAAGATATAGGCTCCACAAACGGAGTCTTTATCAACGGCAATAAAACTCAGATTTACCGCCTTGAAAACGACTGTTCATTCAAGCTCGGCTCCGTTGAAGGCAATTTCACCTTGTTGTAAGGAGAGGGAATGAAACACAAACACCCGGATTTCCTTTATGGAAACATGTCCGACGTTGGCAAAGTCCGCTCTGAAAATCAGGATTATTACGGCAGATACGAAGGCGACTTTGGGTGTCTGATCATCGTCTGCGATGGAATGGGAGGCTATGAAGGCGGAGCGGTCGCCTCTCGGCTGGCGGTAGAATCCATCTATGAACATTTCAAGCGGATTGGCGGTCATTATGACCCCAGAAATGAATTGGCGCAAGCCCTCATCTTTGCGCAAAAGAACATTTTGGATTATGTGATGGAGCATCCCGAAACCAAGGGCATGGGAACTACCGCGGTTATTTTGCTGATCAGGGAAACCAGCTATTGGTTTGCCAATCTTGGCGACAGCCGCTTGTATCTGAAAAGAGGCGGATCTGCAACCCAGCTTACAAGGGATCATTCGTTAGTGCAAGACATGGTGGATAGCGGGATCCTGACGGACGCCCAAGCTGCTGATCATCCCAAGCGCAACATCATCACCCGGGCTCTGGGGACGGATAATTTCACTCCCGATCTTAGCGGTCCCTTCACGCTCAACAAATCAGACGTGTTTATGCTGTGCTCGGACGGCTTGTACCACTATTTCACGCTTCGGGAGATGGAAAGCATCCTCGATCTGGAACCACAATCCGCGTGTGAAGCATTCGTGGAACAAGCCAATCAACAAGGCAGTGATGACAACGTGACCGTGCAGATCGTCAAATCCAATATCGGAGACAAGGCAAAGCGCCCCGCAAAAGAGTTTCGCGGTGTGAGTTGGATAGCCATTCTGGGCGTATCTGTTTTACTTTTGCTTGCTGCGTCTATCTATTTGGCACATTCCGTGTTCAAGATCATCAAACCACCTGTCAAAACGGAAAGAAGTGCCAAAGCAACCAACGGTTCATCCCTCAAAATAGAAACTGAAACTAATGAGATAGGCAGCGAGGGATCGGACAGCACCAAAACCACACACCAAGCACTCAAAAAGGAGGAATCCGATGCTCAGTAATACCAAACGCCATCTTGTGCTGTTGATTCTGATAGTCATCGCCCTATCTGCCTGCAACACCAGATTTGGAAGCCTGAAAAAAGAACAGTTTGACATTCTCAAACAAAGCGTATCTCAGATACTCGGAAAAGAATATCAGGTAAAAAAGATAAACATCAGCAACGAAGGCTATACAAACGAAGACAAGACCGAGTATGTGGTGGATTTCACTTTTGATCTGAACAAACCTCTGCTCCTGTTGCCAAGCAGCAACATACCGGGCAAGTTCATTTTTAGCAAAGACGAATCAGGAGGCTGGCTATGCGTATTCAATTCCGGAAATCCAGGCGAATTATTCAATATCTTTCGTTGATCATCCTGTTGCTTCCGGGCATGGGATACGGTCAATTGATCGACGACCTGCTGAATGCCGGGACAAACACGATCAAGGCGGTGGATAGCGTTCTATTGGACATGACCTCGGTCAGCGACACTGAAGAAAACCAAATCGGAGTTGAGCTGAAAAAGGAGATCCTTAAAAAAGTTAAAATCGAACACTCCAAGAAATATGACGTCGTGAAAATACTCAACAAAATCCTGCCGCATTGCAAACGCAAGGCGATCAAGTATGAAGTAATCGTTGTCAAAGATGATGTATTCAACGCTTACGCGGTAGCGGGAGGGAAGATGTTTCTGAATACCGGCTTGCTTGAGAACCTCGACAATATCGATGAAGTGGCATTTGTGCTTGCCCACGAAATGGCGCATAATGAGCTCAAACACTGCATCAACCGCATTCAGCACTCCTATCAGGCAGCGAAGATTCAGCCGCTGCTGGGAGCAATCGTGCAATTGGCATACATCACCTACAAACATCCGTTTTCAAAGGAAGATGAGCGCGCAGCGGATGAATATGCAGTGAATCTTATGCAAAGGGCAGGATATAAGAAAGCCGGCGCGATCTCATTTTTCCGGAATCTGGGAAAGCATGAGCAAAAATGGAAAGACACAAACCTGCAAGCCGTCAATGATTTTGTCTCGACCCACCCGACGGCGGAAGAAAGAAGGAAAAGGATTGAAAAACTATAAACGGCTTGGCTTCTTTCGCAATGCCAGATCACGAGATTCATTGCGCCGGAGGATATCGGGATATCAATACATGGTGCTCTTTACAGCCTTGACAATGGCGTTATTTTTGGTTTTATTGGGATGGAATATCCGCAAAATGGAGAAGGTGCGGGTGAGCGTAAACTTTGCGATGGATTTGATCAGAGACTTCCCGCCCTCGATGATAAATGTCGAAATTGAGAATCCCAGCCTGATCCCTTTTTCAATTCCACCTTTTCACCTTGAACTAAAAGACGCTGAAGGGCAAACCCGCGCCTATCTCAGTAGCAGAAAAACGGTAAAAGTGCCAATGCTGTCGCATACCCCAATCCCCCTTGATATCAGTTATGTGCCTGAATTCAAAGCTCAGGATATGCTAAAGCTTGCCGCAAAAGGCGCCGTGATCGAAGGCAGGATCACAGCGCAGGCGTGGTGGATCAGCCGCACCGTCTCCATTAGAAGTGAATATGCTTTGCCCAAAATGCTCCAAAACCATTGATAGCGACGCGCAATTCTGCCCGTTTTGCGGGTCAAGGATCAGCCATTCCGGTTCTTTCGGTTCTTCATCCCACGGTGAAAGGATAATCCGCATCGGCAGAGCCGCCGACAACGATCAGATCATACAGGATATCAGGATTTCAGCCCATCATTGCGAATTGCGGATCACCGCGGATGGCGGCTATATCATCCAAGATCTGAATTCCACCAATGGCGTATTTGTAAACGGGCAGCGCGTGAGCAGAGGACAAATACATCCAACTGATCTTGTGACCCTTGCCCGGGATATCGCCATTGATATTTCCAAATTGATCAATTCGATCCAAAATACACCAGGTTCAGCCCCGGTAAAT
The genomic region above belongs to Candidatus Cloacimonadaceae bacterium and contains:
- a CDS encoding protein phosphatase 2C domain-containing protein, which produces MKHKHPDFLYGNMSDVGKVRSENQDYYGRYEGDFGCLIIVCDGMGGYEGGAVASRLAVESIYEHFKRIGGHYDPRNELAQALIFAQKNILDYVMEHPETKGMGTTAVILLIRETSYWFANLGDSRLYLKRGGSATQLTRDHSLVQDMVDSGILTDAQAADHPKRNIITRALGTDNFTPDLSGPFTLNKSDVFMLCSDGLYHYFTLREMESILDLEPQSACEAFVEQANQQGSDDNVTVQIVKSNIGDKAKRPAKEFRGVSWIAILGVSVLLLLAASIYLAHSVFKIIKPPVKTERSAKATNGSSLKIETETNEIGSEGSDSTKTTHQALKKEESDAQ
- a CDS encoding M48 family metalloprotease encodes the protein MRIQFRKSRRIIQYLSLIILLLPGMGYGQLIDDLLNAGTNTIKAVDSVLLDMTSVSDTEENQIGVELKKEILKKVKIEHSKKYDVVKILNKILPHCKRKAIKYEVIVVKDDVFNAYAVAGGKMFLNTGLLENLDNIDEVAFVLAHEMAHNELKHCINRIQHSYQAAKIQPLLGAIVQLAYITYKHPFSKEDERAADEYAVNLMQRAGYKKAGAISFFRNLGKHEQKWKDTNLQAVNDFVSTHPTAEERRKRIEKL
- a CDS encoding FHA domain-containing protein is translated as MKRILIMTVALGIVLGLSATQVKARYIKTDTGNYPFLISSVQVLDSSDEPMKDLTEKRFKVFIDAKASDSLKTTTYEKTGQGLHIILCIDASGTMKGSPMESIQAAVIPFIDKIRSVDKVAIAIYADDYQLLTDFTGEKELLKKTVRDIKPAGRYTSLYYGGYKALQRLVANEEMTGKIMVLTGDGKDENPTGSYRENDLINLAQTNGIPVFTIGYTQVEQIYLQSLERIAENTGGSYYYAPHQEDLSKHFDKLYRQIMHINLLSYFVVGIPGDGAEHNLGIEVTTDMGKRDLSAKFIAPAGRPAYARSTGQKTKPKINPVMLAVIIALIALIAATLILINKRVRKKKQAVADDIRRLEEQKNSEIEAERKKIAALEQEIHRAEEPAASLPIHPIEQKPPDPKILGRERTMILSGGQTVVGPKTGAERLRMEILFGNEAGKVFTIDKSGTTLGRAADNGIVLADKTVSSHHASITYVEGYFVLEDIGSTNGVFINGNKTQIYRLENDCSFKLGSVEGNFTLL
- a CDS encoding FHA domain-containing protein; its protein translation is MKCPKCQVDNPAGGTFCKSCGAAMQQSYKTCKNGHNYDAAQTACPFCPAAEMTLSGAKTQIDSPTNRQDKTVIDNATPKLAAKVAGGNREDKTMIFGAGTPCDSTVPAQSVGIRKLVGWLITFDINPAGIDYKLSIGRHRIGRNATCDIVLQQPGVSDEHAVLLYRDCKFILQDMLSTNGTFVNGELVDEKVTLNNDDIIRIGNVDLKLKII